One Acropora palmata chromosome 2, jaAcrPala1.3, whole genome shotgun sequence genomic window carries:
- the LOC141871459 gene encoding uncharacterized protein LOC141871459, whose product MLMRAEVETIGKRSTAILLKDVKIQPKDATKALVSKPVWPYQLWSSNYDDSEFASEKNRWELQDDITEKQPLQVSNLDQGNLVDQATRSSDGEICEANSTSDSTPNDQANSSPNLQSLTALNDLLSVFLKFSEMFAESDDGSASTELITADGDLEKIGATPKTSEATVAEYESSAERLKTVSQDPDLKRTFPATIECESKVGIKTPEMEKRFASVPDEQVYEDPTMQLEETIETTPHEKTAGIGDCKESPVQMKELEQNRFLDEAPNSGQEINSSKVPHLKSELESPVSTQSFLYNSIKSWLRNVTSDTCSKTDCIEQFVRNIMDVTVQELQTNYFIFNRCYIIETGSMAEGTKIGQPDEFDFTIALPVLADLDVAELFYTQLGIQTKVHNHSFDKVLSFLYQFPFADSSYSHIHTNAYLLMVFRETLRKQLPIEWIMREESDIHMMRVFLKHQTLTLHLQCISGPCQGFLLSIDVCYGIPLDAERLKTVYVSDIHNAGALSFIQRECLRMNTEVVAVISRNPLVGQRFFFRTEPFRFHSNKLAADCYRLAKYLTRIFLPRISKNKCKLCEDTLIPSFYLKTVLSFMMDVYTKADDVQLGNRVIETFEIIRYSYMSYYRVLSYYSYINSMRMDVKMKFNPATAALKVGEGMEDEKPCTIPNMENVSLASSQVNIDTAMQSYWNYMESEEWTVGDLLTKLIELLYVLKFTKINISY is encoded by the coding sequence ATGCTAATGAGAGCAGAGGTAGAAACGATTGGAAAGCGATCGACAGCGATATTACTAAAAGATGTAAAAATTCAACCTAAGGATGCGACGAAAGCATTAGTTTCAAAACCGGTTTGGCCTTACCAATTGTGGTCGTCGAACTATGACGACAGTGAGTTtgcttcagaaaaaaatcgTTGGGAACTTCAGGATGATATAACGGAAAAGCAGCCGTTACAGGTGTCCAACTTGGATCAAGGTAATTTGGTAGACCAAGCGACGAGGTCTAGCGATGGGGAAATTTGTGAAGCTAACAGCACCTCAGATTCTACTCCTAATGATCAGGCCAATAGTTCCCCGAACTTGCAATCATTGACCGCTTTAAACGATCTACTTTCGGTATTTTTGAAGTTTTCTGAAATGTTCGCCGAAAGCGATGATGGCAGTGCCAGTACTGAATTGATAACTGCGGATGGTGATCTTGAAAAGATAGGAGCCACTCCGAAAACTAGCGAGGCAACAGTGGCTGAATACGAGAGCAGTGCAGAACGGCTAAAAACGGTGAGCCAAGATCCAGATCTAAAGAGGACATTTCCAGCGACGATTGAATGTGAAAGCAAAGTTGGAATCAAAACACCTGAGATGGAAAAACGTTTTGCATCAGTCCCTGATGAACAAGTTTATGAAGACCCAACAATGCAATTAGAAGAGACAATCGAGACAACGCCTCATGAAAAAACAGCAGGTATTGGTGACTGTAAAGAGAGCCCTGTCCAAATGAAAGAATTGGAACAAAACAGGTTCCTGGATGAAGCTCCCAATTCGGGGCAAGAGATTAATTCTTCAAAAGTTCCTCATCTCAAAAGTGAACTTGAGTCCCCAGTTTCAACACAATCATTCTTATACAATTCTATAAAGAGCTGGCTACGTAATGTCACCAGTGATACATGTTCCAAAACTGACTGCATCGAGCAGTTTGTAAGAAACATCATGGATGTTACTGTCCAGGAACTCCAGACAAATTATTTCATATTCAACAGGTGTTACATTATAGAAACTGGAAGTATGGCTGAGGGCACAAAGATTGGTCAACCAGATGAGTTTGACTTTACTATTGCCCTCCCTGTGTTAGCAGATCTTGATGTTGCAGAACTTTTCTACACTCAGCTTGGAATACAAACAAAGGTTCACAACCATAGCTTTGACAAGGTTCTTTCTTTCCTGTATCAGTTTCCATTTGCGGATAGTTCTTACAGCCACATTCACACAAATGCCTATCTTCTGATGGTTTTTCGTGAAACATTAAGGAAACAGCTCCCCATTGAATGGATAATGCGTGAGGAAAGTGATATTCATATGATGAGAGTGTTTCTAAAACACCAAACCTTGACTCTTCATCTTCAGTGTATCTCTGGGCCATGTCAAGGCTTTCTCCTCTCTATTGATGTGTGTTATGGAATTCCACTTGATGCCGAGAGACTCAAGACAGTGTATGTTAGTGACATCCATAATGCTGGGGCTCTCTCCTTTATTCAGAGGGAGTGCCTCCGCATGAATACAGAAGTTGTGGCAGTTATCAGTCGCAACCCCCTTGTTGGACAACGCTTCTTTTTTCGAACAGAGCCATTCAGATTTCACAGCAATAAATTGGCAGCAGACTGTTACAGACTGGCAAAGTATCTTACAAGAATTTTCTTGCcaagaatttcaaaaaacaaatgcaaattatgtgAAGACACCTTGATCCCATCATTTTACCTGAAAACTGTGCTATCATTTATGATGGATGTTTACACCAAGGCAGATGATGTGCAACTTGGAAACAGAGTTatagaaacatttgaaattatAAGGTACAGCTACATGAGTTACTACAGAGTTTTATCTTATTACTCATATATAAACAGCATGAGGATGGatgttaaaatgaaattcaatccAGCCACTGCTGCCCTCAAGGTTGGAGAAGGTATGGAAGATGAAAAACCCTGCACAATCCCTAACATGGAAAACGTTAGTCTTGCATCATCCCAAGTAAACATTGACACTGCAATGCAAAGTTACTGGAATTACATGGAGAGTGAAGAATGGACAGTTGGAGATTTGCTCACTAAACTTATTGAGCTTTTATATGTGTTGAAGttcacaaaaattaacatttcttaTTAG